GTATATCTTAGAAAACGGCAAAATTTTAGTTTCTGGCTCAGCAACCGATATTAAACAACATTATGCACCAACTAAATTAGTGGTTACAACAAATGGACATAAGCTACAAACTAACTACTCTGAGAAACAATTAACACCTCAAAAATTTTCTTTTGATGGCCTTAATTGTTCAGAAGTTATTACATTACTACATAGCAATCAAGAGTATATCATTAACTTCTCATATACCCCCGGTTCAATTAACGATGCTTTTGTCAAAATTACCGGAAAGGAGCTTCAATAAATGATTGCGTTAATTAAAAAAAACTTAAAGATTTACTTTGCTAATAAGATTGGTGTCTTGATGTCTTGCCTTGGTGCTTTAATTTCATTCTTTATTTATATTGGTTTTTTGCAGCAAAACCTGATATCTTCATGGCAATCATTGCCTCATACAAAGGAAATGTTAGGTTTATGGATGATTAGTGGAATTGTCGCCATCGCCGGCATTACCACTTCATTTCAAGCTCTTGGACAATTAGTCAAAGATCGAGAAAGCCGAACATGGGATGATTTAAGTCTAACTGATTTGACACCGTTCCAAATTAATTGTAGCTATTTAACTGCAACAATATTTATTAGCACATTAATGCAGATTATTACATTCTTCATCATGGCAGTTTACTTTATTTTAGTAGATAGTATTACTATTCCAACTACTGCATTGCTTCTCGGATTATTTTTTATTGTTTTAGGTGCAATTGGCGCAAGTGCTGTTAATTTAATTATTGTTGACCTAATCCATTCTTCTACGACTTTTAGCCGCCTTTCT
The genomic region above belongs to Limosilactobacillus reuteri and contains:
- a CDS encoding ABC transporter permease → MIALIKKNLKIYFANKIGVLMSCLGALISFFIYIGFLQQNLISSWQSLPHTKEMLGLWMISGIVAIAGITTSFQALGQLVKDRESRTWDDLSLTDLTPFQINCSYLTATIFISTLMQIITFFIMAVYFILVDSITIPTTALLLGLFFIVLGAIGASAVNLIIVDLIHSSTTFSRLSAIIGAASGFMIATYMPYGTLSKSAQFVVKLFPSSYEAASLRSLLLNKLSKKFLPPSSRYQMIEYLGIHFKIHGYQLNNYSNALMIVGMSIVLIDLGAVWANRYQRKS